The proteins below come from a single Phycisphaeraceae bacterium genomic window:
- a CDS encoding DUF21 domain-containing protein: MNESMMTGIALGVVGLFGSALCSGLEMGFYCVNRVRLRLRAGETPPDAAAVAVQQELDEPDRLLTTLLIWNNVFNNMGALGLSMALLSMGFSEGWVVGLQTLALTPVLLVFGESLPKELFRVGADRFSYRLVWLVRVLRVLCWPVMVLVVLLARGASRAFGGQKATPDRRSQIAWMLKEGATHGAISEVQASLVDEAMELSRTTVGRHAVPLTASVSVVNAADRARVAAAVQRAARDPVVVMRERGRVEGLISGVPDAGKGWPVRTPLRIDENVTVREGLSRMSAAGAREAIVTRGSLDFGLITTRRLIEPLLGSLVKDVK, encoded by the coding sequence ATGAATGAGTCGATGATGACAGGCATTGCGCTTGGCGTGGTCGGACTCTTCGGCTCGGCCTTGTGCAGCGGGCTGGAGATGGGGTTCTACTGTGTCAATCGTGTCCGGCTTCGCCTGCGTGCGGGCGAAACGCCACCTGATGCGGCAGCAGTGGCGGTGCAGCAGGAACTCGATGAGCCCGATCGCCTGTTGACGACGCTCCTGATCTGGAACAACGTATTCAACAATATGGGCGCTCTTGGACTGAGCATGGCTCTGCTCTCGATGGGGTTTTCAGAGGGCTGGGTGGTGGGGTTGCAGACGTTGGCGCTGACTCCGGTGCTGCTGGTGTTTGGCGAATCGCTGCCCAAGGAGTTGTTTCGCGTCGGGGCGGATCGGTTTTCATATCGGTTGGTGTGGCTGGTTCGCGTCTTGCGTGTGTTGTGCTGGCCTGTGATGGTGCTGGTGGTCCTGCTGGCCAGAGGTGCGTCGCGTGCCTTTGGAGGGCAAAAGGCGACGCCCGACCGTCGTTCGCAAATCGCGTGGATGCTCAAGGAAGGCGCGACACACGGGGCGATCAGCGAAGTTCAGGCTTCACTGGTCGATGAGGCAATGGAACTGAGTCGAACGACCGTTGGTCGTCACGCAGTACCTCTCACGGCCTCGGTGTCGGTGGTCAATGCGGCGGATCGTGCTCGCGTGGCGGCAGCGGTGCAGCGTGCAGCACGCGACCCCGTGGTGGTGATGCGCGAGCGTGGGAGAGTGGAGGGGTTGATCTCGGGGGTGCCGGATGCGGGGAAGGGCTGGCCGGTGCGTACGCCGCTACGCATCGATGAGAACGTGACGGTGCGTGAGGGGCTTTCTCGCATGTCGGCGGCAGGGGCTCGCGAGGCGATTGTGACGCGTGGCTCGCTGGATTTTGGCCTGATAACCACGCGGAGGCTGATCGAGCCGCTGCTGGGTTCGCTCGTCAAAGATGTGAAATAG
- a CDS encoding DUF21 domain-containing protein — translation MPLLLVLSALASGSETALFGLTAADREKLAMQSNATARIVGVLLGSPRVLLILILVLNMTINVAYFAVSSVLSLRFADPLHASIMTGAALLAMILFGEVFAKIAAGSARVWVCLMIARPLYVLRKIGWPVLSVLDSLVIAPLSRLVHPDQSSGSVSTIELTQLVQMESLHLSAEEQALLQDVLELRLRRAREIMTPRIDLKWVRADWSIGEVLDADQMFIPISGDELHNDVRGTIDVRRVAAGLKGGMVLPPVFVPEQARLDQVLGVLTQRAAECAYCVDEMGAIIGMVLLDDIVDELAAGIGSGDADARDIRPAGEGAWIVTGRLGLRDFAEELELGEVEPWTGSARVSTIGGLVQAELGRMPVVGDAVEVGGLRLEVSQLRGRAVRRVRVRRLGSTEIGDE, via the coding sequence TTGCCCTTGCTTCTTGTGCTTTCCGCCTTGGCGTCAGGCTCGGAGACGGCCCTGTTCGGGCTCACGGCTGCGGACCGGGAAAAGCTCGCGATGCAATCAAATGCGACCGCCCGGATCGTGGGGGTGCTGCTCGGTTCTCCCCGCGTGCTGCTGATCCTCATTCTCGTTTTGAACATGACGATCAACGTCGCGTACTTCGCGGTCAGTTCGGTGCTCTCGCTGCGTTTTGCCGATCCGCTTCACGCGTCGATCATGACTGGGGCTGCGCTTCTGGCGATGATTCTGTTCGGCGAGGTGTTTGCGAAGATTGCAGCGGGAAGCGCCCGTGTGTGGGTGTGCCTGATGATCGCCAGACCCCTGTATGTGCTTCGCAAGATCGGGTGGCCTGTGCTTTCGGTGCTGGACTCGCTTGTGATTGCACCTTTGTCGAGGCTGGTTCACCCCGATCAATCGTCAGGGTCGGTGAGCACAATCGAGTTGACCCAACTAGTGCAGATGGAGAGTTTGCACCTGTCGGCTGAGGAGCAGGCGCTTCTGCAGGACGTGCTCGAACTGCGGCTGCGGCGAGCGCGCGAAATCATGACGCCTCGGATTGATCTGAAGTGGGTGCGTGCAGATTGGTCGATTGGAGAAGTGCTCGATGCTGATCAGATGTTCATTCCGATCAGCGGTGACGAGTTGCACAACGATGTTCGCGGGACAATCGACGTTCGTCGGGTTGCGGCGGGTCTTAAGGGTGGCATGGTGTTGCCTCCCGTGTTCGTCCCGGAGCAAGCCAGGCTCGACCAGGTGCTTGGTGTGCTGACGCAGCGCGCGGCGGAGTGTGCGTACTGCGTCGACGAAATGGGCGCGATCATCGGCATGGTGCTGCTTGACGACATTGTCGATGAACTTGCGGCGGGTATCGGATCAGGTGATGCCGATGCGCGAGACATAAGGCCGGCGGGCGAAGGCGCGTGGATTGTGACTGGGCGGCTGGGATTGCGGGATTTTGCGGAAGAACTTGAACTCGGTGAGGTCGAGCCCTGGACCGGGTCGGCACGGGTGAGCACCATCGGGGGTTTGGTACAGGCCGAACTCGGACGTATGCCAGTGGTGGGTGACGCTGTGGAAGTCGGAGGCCTGAGGCTTGAAGTGAGTCAGTTGCGTGGGCGTGCGGTGCGGAGGGTTCGCGTGCGACGACTCGGCTCGACGGAGATTGGCGATGAATGA
- a CDS encoding phosphoribosylformylglycinamidine synthase subunit PurQ — MVRALVIRTAGTNCEAEMVRGFALAGAGVDLVHIDRLIEDASPIERADLIGFPGGFSHGDDIASGRILAMKIRENLWQPLRAAADRGTLMIGACNGFQVMVQVGLLPGPTPGERMPLARPEQELALAHNVGGSFVDQWTRVEVPANSVCVWTAPWREGYGEDELMLPSAHGEGRLVARSEAVLDRLETSGQVALRYRENFNGSARSIAGVCDATGRIFGLMPHPERYLDWTRHPFWTRLGPREGRQTPGLVMFNAAVAAAAGTLA; from the coding sequence ATGGTACGGGCACTGGTGATTCGGACTGCTGGGACCAACTGCGAAGCGGAGATGGTGCGCGGGTTCGCGCTGGCGGGGGCCGGTGTCGATCTGGTTCACATCGATCGCCTGATCGAGGATGCTTCGCCCATCGAGCGAGCAGACCTGATCGGCTTTCCGGGCGGGTTCAGCCATGGTGACGACATCGCGTCCGGGCGCATCCTGGCGATGAAGATCCGCGAAAATTTGTGGCAGCCTTTGCGGGCAGCAGCGGATCGAGGCACGTTGATGATCGGGGCGTGCAATGGGTTTCAGGTGATGGTTCAGGTTGGGCTTCTGCCGGGGCCGACGCCCGGGGAACGGATGCCTCTAGCGCGGCCTGAGCAGGAACTGGCGCTGGCGCACAACGTCGGCGGGAGTTTCGTCGATCAATGGACTCGGGTCGAGGTGCCGGCCAACTCGGTGTGCGTCTGGACTGCGCCTTGGCGTGAGGGGTATGGCGAGGATGAACTGATGCTCCCGAGCGCGCACGGCGAGGGGAGGCTGGTCGCCCGGTCCGAAGCGGTGCTTGATCGCCTCGAAACGAGCGGGCAGGTCGCGCTGCGGTATCGGGAAAACTTCAATGGTTCTGCCCGATCGATTGCCGGCGTGTGCGACGCGACCGGGCGGATTTTCGGACTCATGCCGCACCCTGAGCGGTATCTGGACTGGACGCGGCACCCATTCTGGACGCGGCTTGGTCCGCGTGAAGGCCGCCAGACGCCGGGATTGGTGATGTTCAACGCGGCGGTTGCTGCAGCAGCGGGCACATTGGCCTAG
- a CDS encoding rhodanese-like domain-containing protein — protein MTDKDIQYVDVAALRQMLNEKERDPMRVIVLDARPLADYNAGHIPTARSLRPADFHAPAGVDPAIGQHSSIVVYGTNPGSGVAKGVTKELLKMRMKRARMFDGGIEAWTRAGYPLESSQ, from the coding sequence GTGACGGACAAGGACATCCAGTATGTGGATGTGGCTGCACTGCGACAGATGCTCAACGAAAAGGAACGTGACCCGATGCGCGTCATTGTGCTCGACGCCAGGCCACTGGCAGATTACAACGCGGGGCATATTCCAACCGCCCGCTCACTTCGCCCAGCCGACTTTCACGCCCCTGCTGGGGTTGACCCCGCGATCGGACAGCACAGCAGCATCGTGGTGTACGGAACCAACCCGGGCAGTGGTGTGGCCAAGGGTGTCACAAAGGAACTGCTCAAGATGCGCATGAAGCGGGCGCGGATGTTCGATGGCGGAATCGAAGCGTGGACTCGGGCGGGATACCCGCTTGAATCGAGCCAGTGA
- a CDS encoding DUF1015 domain-containing protein — protein sequence MPKVYPFQAIQYNKGIGDVSTLVAPPYDVLNATQKADLVRRNPANIVGADLPHVPAKELGPPQAYRAAADLIAQWTAQGTLSKRSAPAMFAYVQTFDFQGHRFRRKGIACTVETLPLGPRDGGGVLPHEHTFSGPKEDRLALMKSTAMQISPIFGLHADESGRATALIEHVIASRSPDMTANLGDGVVHEVWTIEDAPTIAAYQDALAGEDIFIADGHHRYNTAVNYLAHLESQQPVPASHPARRTMFVIVGMSDPGLAIGPTHRVLGGMKHYTIEKFIEASQGFLNIEPVDNDPHTFDKSIAHIADREGTNVFGIMDFATGLCYCAWSVVDDPLEDRFPKMPEAWRRLDVAIIQHLIVEEICQPMLNEDKPVTWAFPHSIDELLEIGRGGETGAGGGSGFAQLAVVVRPTPLASVRDVSLAGEVMPQKSTFFYPKLATGLFLNPLS from the coding sequence ATGCCCAAGGTCTACCCCTTCCAGGCTATTCAATACAACAAAGGGATCGGCGATGTCAGCACCCTCGTCGCGCCGCCCTATGACGTACTCAACGCGACACAGAAGGCGGACCTTGTGCGCCGCAACCCCGCCAACATTGTCGGGGCCGACCTGCCACACGTTCCTGCCAAGGAACTCGGCCCACCGCAGGCATACCGCGCCGCTGCCGATCTGATCGCACAGTGGACTGCCCAGGGCACGCTTTCGAAGCGATCAGCTCCCGCCATGTTTGCCTACGTTCAAACCTTCGACTTCCAGGGCCACCGATTCCGCCGCAAGGGCATCGCCTGCACCGTCGAAACACTGCCACTCGGCCCGCGCGACGGGGGCGGCGTTCTCCCCCACGAACACACCTTCTCCGGGCCAAAGGAAGACCGCCTCGCGCTCATGAAGTCAACCGCGATGCAGATCTCCCCGATCTTCGGGCTGCATGCCGACGAGTCCGGCCGCGCCACCGCGCTCATCGAACACGTCATCGCTTCTCGCTCTCCCGACATGACGGCAAACCTCGGCGACGGCGTTGTACATGAAGTCTGGACCATCGAAGACGCGCCGACCATCGCTGCGTATCAGGACGCACTCGCGGGAGAAGACATTTTCATCGCCGATGGCCATCATCGCTATAACACCGCAGTCAACTATCTTGCCCACCTCGAATCGCAGCAACCAGTTCCCGCCAGTCATCCCGCGCGGCGCACCATGTTTGTCATTGTCGGCATGTCCGACCCTGGGCTTGCCATCGGTCCAACTCATCGCGTCCTGGGCGGCATGAAGCACTACACCATCGAGAAGTTCATCGAAGCCTCGCAAGGGTTTCTCAACATTGAGCCCGTCGACAACGACCCGCACACGTTTGACAAGTCCATCGCCCACATCGCCGACCGCGAGGGTACCAATGTGTTTGGGATCATGGATTTTGCCACGGGTCTGTGCTATTGCGCGTGGTCCGTCGTCGATGATCCGCTTGAGGACCGTTTTCCCAAGATGCCCGAAGCCTGGCGGCGACTGGATGTCGCGATCATTCAGCACCTCATCGTCGAGGAAATCTGCCAGCCGATGCTCAACGAAGACAAACCCGTCACCTGGGCTTTCCCGCACTCGATCGATGAACTCCTCGAAATCGGACGCGGCGGCGAAACAGGCGCAGGTGGTGGCTCAGGATTCGCACAACTCGCTGTCGTCGTACGCCCCACGCCTCTGGCGTCGGTCCGCGATGTGAGTCTTGCCGGCGAGGTCATGCCTCAGAAGTCGACCTTCTTCTATCCCAAACTCGCGACCGGGCTGTTCCTCAATCCTCTGTCATGA
- a CDS encoding thioredoxin family protein codes for MKRLGVLVAIVGIAAAAMVLPRLGGVAATPAVFDRNITLNMATEQSDESGKPVLAFVTADWCGSCQKMKRHTLSNSEVESFIRREFIAVYVDADNDRRDALELGNVRYLPTSVVRLGAHEITRFEGEQKASAYLAWLRSAVEEAHRRLVMTED; via the coding sequence GTGAAACGACTTGGAGTTCTGGTTGCCATCGTCGGGATTGCAGCAGCGGCAATGGTCCTTCCGAGACTTGGAGGAGTCGCAGCCACGCCTGCGGTTTTTGATCGCAACATCACGCTGAATATGGCGACCGAGCAGAGCGATGAATCAGGCAAGCCCGTGCTGGCGTTCGTGACGGCGGACTGGTGCGGTTCGTGCCAGAAGATGAAGCGGCACACGCTGTCGAATTCCGAGGTCGAGTCGTTCATCCGGCGCGAGTTCATTGCGGTGTATGTCGATGCGGACAATGACCGGCGCGATGCGCTGGAACTCGGCAACGTCCGCTACCTCCCGACGAGCGTGGTGAGGCTTGGTGCACACGAAATAACGCGCTTCGAAGGCGAGCAGAAGGCTTCTGCCTACCTGGCATGGCTTCGTTCGGCAGTTGAAGAAGCTCACCGGCGCCTGGTCATGACAGAGGATTGA
- the mnmA gene encoding tRNA 2-thiouridine(34) synthase MnmA codes for MRATRGKVLVAMSGGVDSSVAAAILRNDGYEVIGCFMRLGSPGDELIVKEGDGCNTRSLKVGHQGCCSVGDAADARLVAAILDVPFYVCNFREDFGRIIRHFVSEYADGRTPNPCIRCNDWLKFGKLKSYAQQLGADLVASGHYARIEQRDGRPRLMRGLDESKDQSYVLFGAAADAIGHMMLPIGGMHKSEVRERAKALGLPVFDKPDSQEICFVPDNDYAGFVERQRPELRVEGKIIDTAGREVGRHQGHHRFTIGQRRGVGVAAGSPIYVVDKRTADNTIVVGSREELYFESCTGGEAQWFVEPAADWTPCRAQHRYNSDACLAEYRVIAPGHAATQSGRSGRFEVRFAEPQFAVAPGQAIVLYGRDEPSLVLGGGWIERAVRKGKS; via the coding sequence ATGCGTGCAACACGGGGAAAGGTCTTGGTCGCGATGTCCGGGGGTGTTGATTCCTCGGTCGCCGCGGCGATTTTGCGCAACGATGGATACGAAGTGATCGGGTGCTTCATGCGGCTTGGTTCCCCGGGCGATGAACTCATCGTCAAGGAGGGAGACGGCTGCAACACGCGTTCGCTCAAGGTGGGACATCAGGGGTGCTGTTCGGTGGGGGACGCGGCCGACGCAAGATTGGTCGCGGCGATTCTTGATGTGCCTTTTTATGTCTGCAACTTCCGCGAAGACTTCGGACGCATCATCCGCCACTTTGTCAGCGAGTATGCCGACGGGCGCACCCCCAACCCCTGTATCAGATGCAACGATTGGCTCAAGTTCGGGAAACTCAAGTCGTACGCGCAGCAGCTTGGTGCCGATCTGGTCGCGAGCGGGCACTACGCGCGCATCGAGCAGCGTGACGGACGACCGCGTTTGATGCGGGGGCTGGATGAATCGAAGGACCAGTCGTACGTCCTGTTCGGTGCGGCAGCCGATGCGATTGGCCACATGATGCTCCCGATTGGAGGCATGCACAAGTCCGAAGTGCGCGAGCGCGCCAAGGCGCTCGGGCTTCCTGTCTTCGACAAGCCCGACAGTCAGGAGATTTGTTTTGTCCCGGACAACGACTACGCGGGTTTTGTCGAGCGGCAGCGGCCTGAGTTACGCGTCGAAGGGAAAATCATCGACACAGCCGGGCGTGAAGTCGGTCGGCATCAGGGGCACCATCGCTTCACGATCGGGCAGCGTCGCGGCGTTGGCGTTGCGGCCGGAAGCCCGATCTACGTTGTCGACAAGCGGACTGCGGACAACACAATTGTCGTGGGCTCGCGCGAGGAACTCTACTTTGAGTCGTGCACCGGCGGCGAGGCGCAGTGGTTCGTCGAGCCTGCAGCCGACTGGACACCATGCCGAGCGCAGCACCGCTACAACAGTGACGCATGTCTGGCTGAGTATCGCGTGATTGCACCGGGTCATGCGGCGACGCAATCGGGACGCTCTGGCCGCTTTGAGGTTCGCTTCGCCGAGCCTCAGTTCGCTGTGGCGCCGGGGCAGGCAATCGTGCTGTATGGGCGTGATGAGCCAAGTCTGGTGCTGGGCGGAGGATGGATCGAGCGGGCAGTGCGAAAAGGGAAATCATGA
- a CDS encoding aspartate/glutamate racemase family protein, which translates to MAKHIGMVGISPVGAALCYRQLFRHARANLPPHEHPAFTMHSLPLHGFLEAVRRDDWHRVAALLRQSVDILANAGAQICFTPDNMVQHALPLIARNSPIPWISMAETVAETISKDGRTLVGIIGTTIVTSGSTYQAHLGVKGIRIHKPQHDEADTIQRIILEQLVHGVLDDASLDALHAIVVQMKERGCDAVLFGCSEAPLLVEKGDWALPVYDSNDIVAREVFNRSTQP; encoded by the coding sequence GTGGCAAAGCATATCGGAATGGTTGGAATCAGCCCTGTCGGAGCGGCGTTGTGCTATCGACAACTTTTTCGACACGCAAGAGCAAATCTGCCCCCGCACGAGCATCCCGCCTTCACGATGCACTCGCTGCCGTTGCATGGCTTCCTTGAAGCGGTGCGACGCGACGACTGGCACCGCGTGGCCGCCCTCCTGCGACAGTCCGTCGACATCCTCGCCAATGCGGGCGCGCAGATCTGCTTCACCCCAGACAACATGGTTCAACACGCACTGCCCTTGATTGCCCGCAACTCCCCGATTCCATGGATCAGCATGGCTGAAACCGTTGCCGAAACAATTTCGAAAGACGGTCGCACACTCGTCGGCATCATCGGCACCACCATCGTGACCTCCGGCTCCACCTATCAGGCACATCTTGGGGTCAAAGGTATCAGAATCCACAAGCCTCAGCATGACGAAGCCGACACCATCCAGCGCATCATTCTTGAGCAACTTGTTCATGGTGTGCTCGACGACGCGAGCCTCGACGCTCTGCACGCGATTGTGGTGCAGATGAAGGAACGCGGGTGTGACGCTGTGCTCTTCGGGTGCAGCGAAGCCCCACTTCTTGTGGAAAAGGGAGATTGGGCGCTCCCTGTCTACGACTCGAACGACATCGTTGCCCGAGAAGTGTTCAACCGATCAACTCAGCCCTGA